In Haliaeetus albicilla chromosome 12, bHalAlb1.1, whole genome shotgun sequence, a genomic segment contains:
- the FES gene encoding tyrosine-protein kinase Fes/Fps isoform X4 — protein MGFGPDLWCPQGHSALLRLQDSELRLLELMKKWMTQRAKSDREYAGMLHHMFSQLEKQEGPGQLRTGDHGGQIGESWWVLASRTETLSQILRQHAEELAAGPLAKLSLLIRDKQQLRKAFSEQWQHLSQEYARITQQEMEKLKAQYRSLARDSAQAKRKYQEASKDKERDKAKEKYVRSLWKLYALHNQYVLAVQAATLHHHHHYQRALPSLHQSLYSLQQEMVLVLKEILREYYTISSLVQEDVLAVHREIASAIQAIEPATEYSGFIQSHRYGSELPPAVSFDESLLEETESLAPGELQLNELTVESVQHSLTSVKEELVAAMEVASSKEQRVQELQAEIRDAEQGQSLGERVHLLGKRQGLQEAQQQLEGCLCTQAKLQAQRDLLAGKLAELGAGDPLPALPLQEDRQSVSSVEQERSRATTLETLKNHISGIFSPKYSLPPPMPLIPEVQKPLCQQVWYHGAIPRVEVQELLSCSGDFLVRESQGKQEYVLSVLWDGQLRHFIIQAADDKWVLNHEDVLLGERIGRGNFGEVFSGRLRADNTPVAVKSCRETLPPELKARFLQEARILKQYNHPNIVRLIGVCTQKQPIYIVMELVQGGDFLSFLRNEGPHLRVKELIKMTENAAAGMEYLESKHCIHRDLAARNCLVTEKNALKISDFGMSREEEDGIYASTGGMKQIPVKWTAPEALNYGRYSSESDVWSFGILLWEAFSLGAVPYANLSNQQTREAVEQGKGRSRGLALKGHCGVMGPALWVWGGAMPMGRAGWGWGDRGAGGLGCCVPIPATPQVCGWTPPSSALRRCTG, from the exons ATGGGCTTTGGGCCAGACCTGTGGTGCCCGCAGGGGCACAGCGCACTACTGCGGCTGCAGGACAGCGAGCTGCGCCTCCTGGAGCTCATGAAGAAGTGGATGACACAGCGCGCCAAGAGTGACCGGGAGTATGCGGGAATGCTGCACCACATGTTCTCTCagctggagaagcaggaggGCCCTGGGCAGCTCCGCACTGGTGACCACGGTGGACAGATCGGGGAG TCCTGGTGGGTACTGGCGAGCCGGACAGAGACGCTGAGCCAGATCCTGCGGCAGCACGCAGAGGAGCTGGCGGCAGGGCCGCTGGCCAAGCTGAGCCTGCTCATCCGCGACAAGCAGCAGCTGCGCAAGGCCTTCAGCGAGCAGTGGCAGCATCTCAGCCAGGAGTATGCCCGG ATCACgcagcaggagatggagaagcTGAAGGCGCAGTACCGCAGCCTGGCACGCGACAGTGCCCAGGCCAAGCGCAAGTATCAGGAGGCCAGCAAAG ACAAGGAGCGGGACAAGGCGAAGGAGAAGTACGTGCGCAGCCTCTGGAAGCTCTATGCCCTGCACAACCAGTACGTGCTGGCCGTGCAGGCGGCCAcgctccaccaccaccaccactaccaACGGGCACTGCCCAGCCTCCACCAGTCCCTTTacagcctgcagcaggagatGGTCCTCGTCCT GAAGGAGATCCTCAGAGAGTACTACACCAtcagcagcctggtgcaggaGGACGTGCTGGCTGTGCACCGGGAAATTGCCAGCGCGATCCAGGCCATCGAGCCGGCCACGGAGTACAGCGGCTTCATCCAGAGCCACAG GTATGGCTCCGAGTTGCCGCCGGCCGTGTCCTTTGATGAGAGCTTGCTGGAGGAGACGGAGAGCCTGGCACCGGGGGAGCTGCAGCTGAACGAACTGACCGTGGAGAGTGTCCAGCACTC CCTGACATCGGTCAAGGAGGAGCTGGTGGCCGCCATGGAGGTCGCGAGCAGCAAGGAGCAGCGggtgcaggagctgcaggcGGAGATCCGGGATGCAGAGCAGGGCCAGAGCCTCGGGGAGCG GGTGCACTTGCTGGGCAAGcggcaggggctgcaggaggcgCAGCAGCAGCTCGAGGGCTGCCTCTGCACCCAGGCCAAGCTGCAGGCGCAGCGGGACCTGCTGGCCGGgaagctggcagagctgggtgcCGGGGACCCCCTTCCTGCCCTGCCTCTGCAGGAGGACCGGCAGTCGGTCTCCTCTGTG GAGCAGGAGCGGAGCAGGGCCACCACACTGGAGACCCTCAAGAACCACATCTCAGGCATCTTCAGCCCCAAGTACTCG CTGCCACCCCCCATGCCCCTGATCCCGGAGGTGCAGAAGCCGCTGTGCCAGCAGGTCTGGTACCACGGGGCCATCCCGCGCGTAGAAGTACAGGAGCTACTGAGCTGCAGTGGGGACTTCCTGGTGCGGGAGAGCCAGGGCAAGCAGGAGTACGTGCTCAGTGTGCTGTGGGATGGGCAGCTCCGGCACTTCATCATCCAGGCTGCTGAC GACAAATGGGTGCTTAACCACGAGGACGTGCTGCTGGGGGAGCGCATCGGCCGG GGTAACTTTGGGGAGGTATTCAGCGGCCGGCTGCGTGCTGATAACACCCCCGTTGCTGTGAAATCCTGCCGGGAAACCCTCCCGCCTGAACTCAAGGCCAGGTTCCTGCAGGAAGCCAG GATCCTCAAACAGTACAACCACCCTAACATTGTCCGGCTCATCGGCGTCTGCACCCAGAAGCAGCCCATTTACATAGTCATGGAGCTGGTGCAGG GGGGGGACTTTCTGAGCTTCCTGCGCAATGAGGGGCCGCACCTGCGGGTGAAGGAGCTGATCAAGATGACTGAGAACGCTGCTGCTGGCATGGAGTACCTGGAGAGCAAGCACTGCATCCACAG GGACTTGGCCGCTCGCAACTGCCTGGTGACGGAGAAGAATGCCCTGAAGATCAGCGACTTTGGGATGTcacgggaggaggaggatggcaTCTACGCCTCCACGGGGGGGATGAAGCAGATCCCTGTCAAGTGGACGGCGCCTGAAGCACTCAATTATG GCCGATACAGCTCGGAGAGCGATGTCTGGAGCTTCGGCATCCTGCTGTGGGAAGCCTTCAGCCTGGGTGCCGTCCCCTACGCCAACCTCAGCAACCAGCAGACGCGAGAGGCGGTGGAGCAGGGTAAGGGACGCAGCCGGGGTCTGGCTCTCAAGGGCCACTGTGGGGTCATGGGCCCCGCACTGTGGGTCTGGGGTGGAGCCATGCCCATGGGACgggcaggatggggctggggggacagaGGGGCCGGTGGCCTGGGCTgctgtgtccccatccctgccacccCCCAGGTGTGCGGCTGGACCCCCCCGAGCAGTGCCCTGAGGAGGTGTACCGGCTga
- the FES gene encoding tyrosine-protein kinase Fes/Fps isoform X3 translates to MGFGPDLWCPQGHSALLRLQDSELRLLELMKKWMTQRAKSDREYAGMLHHMFSQLEKQEGPGQLRTGDHGGQIGESWWVLASRTETLSQILRQHAEELAAGPLAKLSLLIRDKQQLRKAFSEQWQHLSQEYARITQQEMEKLKAQYRSLARDSAQAKRKYQEASKDKERDKAKEKYVRSLWKLYALHNQYVLAVQAATLHHHHHYQRALPSLHQSLYSLQQEMVLVLKEILREYYTISSLVQEDVLAVHREIASAIQAIEPATEYSGFIQSHRYGSELPPAVSFDESLLEETESLAPGELQLNELTVESVQHSLTSVKEELVAAMEVASSKEQRVQELQAEIRDAEQGQSLGERVHLLGKRQGLQEAQQQLEGCLCTQAKLQAQRDLLAGKLAELGAGDPLPALPLQEDRQSVSSVEQERSRATTLETLKNHISGIFSPKYSLPPPMPLIPEVQKPLCQQVWYHGAIPRVEVQELLSCSGDFLVRESQGKQEYVLSVLWDGQLRHFIIQAADNMYRLEGEGFPTIPLLIEHLLQSKQPITRKSGIILARAVPKDKWVLNHEDVLLGERIGRGNFGEVFSGRLRADNTPVAVKSCRETLPPELKARFLQEARILKQYNHPNIVRLIGVCTQKQPIYIVMELVQGGDFLSFLRNEGPHLRVKELIKMTENAAAGMEYLESKHCIHRDLAARNCLVTEKNALKISDFGMSREEEDGIYASTGGMKQIPVKWTAPEALNYGRYSSESDVWSFGILLWEAFSLGAVPYANLSNQQTREAVEQGVRLDPPEQCPEEVYRLMQQCWEYEPHKRPSFSTIHQDLITIRKRHR, encoded by the exons ATGGGCTTTGGGCCAGACCTGTGGTGCCCGCAGGGGCACAGCGCACTACTGCGGCTGCAGGACAGCGAGCTGCGCCTCCTGGAGCTCATGAAGAAGTGGATGACACAGCGCGCCAAGAGTGACCGGGAGTATGCGGGAATGCTGCACCACATGTTCTCTCagctggagaagcaggaggGCCCTGGGCAGCTCCGCACTGGTGACCACGGTGGACAGATCGGGGAG TCCTGGTGGGTACTGGCGAGCCGGACAGAGACGCTGAGCCAGATCCTGCGGCAGCACGCAGAGGAGCTGGCGGCAGGGCCGCTGGCCAAGCTGAGCCTGCTCATCCGCGACAAGCAGCAGCTGCGCAAGGCCTTCAGCGAGCAGTGGCAGCATCTCAGCCAGGAGTATGCCCGG ATCACgcagcaggagatggagaagcTGAAGGCGCAGTACCGCAGCCTGGCACGCGACAGTGCCCAGGCCAAGCGCAAGTATCAGGAGGCCAGCAAAG ACAAGGAGCGGGACAAGGCGAAGGAGAAGTACGTGCGCAGCCTCTGGAAGCTCTATGCCCTGCACAACCAGTACGTGCTGGCCGTGCAGGCGGCCAcgctccaccaccaccaccactaccaACGGGCACTGCCCAGCCTCCACCAGTCCCTTTacagcctgcagcaggagatGGTCCTCGTCCT GAAGGAGATCCTCAGAGAGTACTACACCAtcagcagcctggtgcaggaGGACGTGCTGGCTGTGCACCGGGAAATTGCCAGCGCGATCCAGGCCATCGAGCCGGCCACGGAGTACAGCGGCTTCATCCAGAGCCACAG GTATGGCTCCGAGTTGCCGCCGGCCGTGTCCTTTGATGAGAGCTTGCTGGAGGAGACGGAGAGCCTGGCACCGGGGGAGCTGCAGCTGAACGAACTGACCGTGGAGAGTGTCCAGCACTC CCTGACATCGGTCAAGGAGGAGCTGGTGGCCGCCATGGAGGTCGCGAGCAGCAAGGAGCAGCGggtgcaggagctgcaggcGGAGATCCGGGATGCAGAGCAGGGCCAGAGCCTCGGGGAGCG GGTGCACTTGCTGGGCAAGcggcaggggctgcaggaggcgCAGCAGCAGCTCGAGGGCTGCCTCTGCACCCAGGCCAAGCTGCAGGCGCAGCGGGACCTGCTGGCCGGgaagctggcagagctgggtgcCGGGGACCCCCTTCCTGCCCTGCCTCTGCAGGAGGACCGGCAGTCGGTCTCCTCTGTG GAGCAGGAGCGGAGCAGGGCCACCACACTGGAGACCCTCAAGAACCACATCTCAGGCATCTTCAGCCCCAAGTACTCG CTGCCACCCCCCATGCCCCTGATCCCGGAGGTGCAGAAGCCGCTGTGCCAGCAGGTCTGGTACCACGGGGCCATCCCGCGCGTAGAAGTACAGGAGCTACTGAGCTGCAGTGGGGACTTCCTGGTGCGGGAGAGCCAGGGCAAGCAGGAGTACGTGCTCAGTGTGCTGTGGGATGGGCAGCTCCGGCACTTCATCATCCAGGCTGCTGAC aACATGTACCGGCTGGAGGGGGAGGGCTTCCCCACCATACCGCTGCTCATCGAGCACCTCCTGCAGAGCAAGCAGCCCATCACCCGGAAGAGCGGGATCATCCTGGCCAGGGCCGTGCCCAAG GACAAATGGGTGCTTAACCACGAGGACGTGCTGCTGGGGGAGCGCATCGGCCGG GGTAACTTTGGGGAGGTATTCAGCGGCCGGCTGCGTGCTGATAACACCCCCGTTGCTGTGAAATCCTGCCGGGAAACCCTCCCGCCTGAACTCAAGGCCAGGTTCCTGCAGGAAGCCAG GATCCTCAAACAGTACAACCACCCTAACATTGTCCGGCTCATCGGCGTCTGCACCCAGAAGCAGCCCATTTACATAGTCATGGAGCTGGTGCAGG GGGGGGACTTTCTGAGCTTCCTGCGCAATGAGGGGCCGCACCTGCGGGTGAAGGAGCTGATCAAGATGACTGAGAACGCTGCTGCTGGCATGGAGTACCTGGAGAGCAAGCACTGCATCCACAG GGACTTGGCCGCTCGCAACTGCCTGGTGACGGAGAAGAATGCCCTGAAGATCAGCGACTTTGGGATGTcacgggaggaggaggatggcaTCTACGCCTCCACGGGGGGGATGAAGCAGATCCCTGTCAAGTGGACGGCGCCTGAAGCACTCAATTATG GCCGATACAGCTCGGAGAGCGATGTCTGGAGCTTCGGCATCCTGCTGTGGGAAGCCTTCAGCCTGGGTGCCGTCCCCTACGCCAACCTCAGCAACCAGCAGACGCGAGAGGCGGTGGAGCAGG GTGTGCGGCTGGACCCCCCCGAGCAGTGCCCTGAGGAGGTGTACCGGCTgatgcagcagtgctgggagtATGAGCCCCACAAGCGGCCCAGCTTCAGCACCATCCACCAGGACCTCATCACCATCCGCAAGAGGCACCGGTGA
- the FES gene encoding tyrosine-protein kinase Fes/Fps isoform X2 — MGFGPDLWCPQGHSALLRLQDSELRLLELMKKWMTQRAKSDREYAGMLHHMFSQLEKQEGPGQLRTGDHGGQIGESWWVLASRTETLSQILRQHAEELAAGPLAKLSLLIRDKQQLRKAFSEQWQHLSQEYARITQQEMEKLKAQYRSLARDSAQAKRKYQEASKDKERDKAKEKYVRSLWKLYALHNQYVLAVQAATLHHHHHYQRALPSLHQSLYSLQQEMVLVLKEILREYYTISSLVQEDVLAVHREIASAIQAIEPATEYSGFIQSHRYGSELPPAVSFDESLLEETESLAPGELQLNELTVESVQHSLTSVKEELVAAMEVASSKEQRVQELQAEIRDAEQGQSLGERVHLLGKRQGLQEAQQQLEGCLCTQAKLQAQRDLLAGKLAELGAGDPLPALPLQEDRQSVSSVEQERSRATTLETLKNHISGIFSPKYSVWYHGAIPRVEVQELLSCSGDFLVRESQGKQEYVLSVLWDGQLRHFIIQAADNMYRLEGEGFPTIPLLIEHLLQSKQPITRKSGIILARAVPKDKWVLNHEDVLLGERIGRGNFGEVFSGRLRADNTPVAVKSCRETLPPELKARFLQEARILKQYNHPNIVRLIGVCTQKQPIYIVMELVQGGDFLSFLRNEGPHLRVKELIKMTENAAAGMEYLESKHCIHRDLAARNCLVTEKNALKISDFGMSREEEDGIYASTGGMKQIPVKWTAPEALNYGRYSSESDVWSFGILLWEAFSLGAVPYANLSNQQTREAVEQGKGRSRGLALKGHCGVMGPALWVWGGAMPMGRAGWGWGDRGAGGLGCCVPIPATPQVCGWTPPSSALRRCTG, encoded by the exons ATGGGCTTTGGGCCAGACCTGTGGTGCCCGCAGGGGCACAGCGCACTACTGCGGCTGCAGGACAGCGAGCTGCGCCTCCTGGAGCTCATGAAGAAGTGGATGACACAGCGCGCCAAGAGTGACCGGGAGTATGCGGGAATGCTGCACCACATGTTCTCTCagctggagaagcaggaggGCCCTGGGCAGCTCCGCACTGGTGACCACGGTGGACAGATCGGGGAG TCCTGGTGGGTACTGGCGAGCCGGACAGAGACGCTGAGCCAGATCCTGCGGCAGCACGCAGAGGAGCTGGCGGCAGGGCCGCTGGCCAAGCTGAGCCTGCTCATCCGCGACAAGCAGCAGCTGCGCAAGGCCTTCAGCGAGCAGTGGCAGCATCTCAGCCAGGAGTATGCCCGG ATCACgcagcaggagatggagaagcTGAAGGCGCAGTACCGCAGCCTGGCACGCGACAGTGCCCAGGCCAAGCGCAAGTATCAGGAGGCCAGCAAAG ACAAGGAGCGGGACAAGGCGAAGGAGAAGTACGTGCGCAGCCTCTGGAAGCTCTATGCCCTGCACAACCAGTACGTGCTGGCCGTGCAGGCGGCCAcgctccaccaccaccaccactaccaACGGGCACTGCCCAGCCTCCACCAGTCCCTTTacagcctgcagcaggagatGGTCCTCGTCCT GAAGGAGATCCTCAGAGAGTACTACACCAtcagcagcctggtgcaggaGGACGTGCTGGCTGTGCACCGGGAAATTGCCAGCGCGATCCAGGCCATCGAGCCGGCCACGGAGTACAGCGGCTTCATCCAGAGCCACAG GTATGGCTCCGAGTTGCCGCCGGCCGTGTCCTTTGATGAGAGCTTGCTGGAGGAGACGGAGAGCCTGGCACCGGGGGAGCTGCAGCTGAACGAACTGACCGTGGAGAGTGTCCAGCACTC CCTGACATCGGTCAAGGAGGAGCTGGTGGCCGCCATGGAGGTCGCGAGCAGCAAGGAGCAGCGggtgcaggagctgcaggcGGAGATCCGGGATGCAGAGCAGGGCCAGAGCCTCGGGGAGCG GGTGCACTTGCTGGGCAAGcggcaggggctgcaggaggcgCAGCAGCAGCTCGAGGGCTGCCTCTGCACCCAGGCCAAGCTGCAGGCGCAGCGGGACCTGCTGGCCGGgaagctggcagagctgggtgcCGGGGACCCCCTTCCTGCCCTGCCTCTGCAGGAGGACCGGCAGTCGGTCTCCTCTGTG GAGCAGGAGCGGAGCAGGGCCACCACACTGGAGACCCTCAAGAACCACATCTCAGGCATCTTCAGCCCCAAGTACTCG GTCTGGTACCACGGGGCCATCCCGCGCGTAGAAGTACAGGAGCTACTGAGCTGCAGTGGGGACTTCCTGGTGCGGGAGAGCCAGGGCAAGCAGGAGTACGTGCTCAGTGTGCTGTGGGATGGGCAGCTCCGGCACTTCATCATCCAGGCTGCTGAC aACATGTACCGGCTGGAGGGGGAGGGCTTCCCCACCATACCGCTGCTCATCGAGCACCTCCTGCAGAGCAAGCAGCCCATCACCCGGAAGAGCGGGATCATCCTGGCCAGGGCCGTGCCCAAG GACAAATGGGTGCTTAACCACGAGGACGTGCTGCTGGGGGAGCGCATCGGCCGG GGTAACTTTGGGGAGGTATTCAGCGGCCGGCTGCGTGCTGATAACACCCCCGTTGCTGTGAAATCCTGCCGGGAAACCCTCCCGCCTGAACTCAAGGCCAGGTTCCTGCAGGAAGCCAG GATCCTCAAACAGTACAACCACCCTAACATTGTCCGGCTCATCGGCGTCTGCACCCAGAAGCAGCCCATTTACATAGTCATGGAGCTGGTGCAGG GGGGGGACTTTCTGAGCTTCCTGCGCAATGAGGGGCCGCACCTGCGGGTGAAGGAGCTGATCAAGATGACTGAGAACGCTGCTGCTGGCATGGAGTACCTGGAGAGCAAGCACTGCATCCACAG GGACTTGGCCGCTCGCAACTGCCTGGTGACGGAGAAGAATGCCCTGAAGATCAGCGACTTTGGGATGTcacgggaggaggaggatggcaTCTACGCCTCCACGGGGGGGATGAAGCAGATCCCTGTCAAGTGGACGGCGCCTGAAGCACTCAATTATG GCCGATACAGCTCGGAGAGCGATGTCTGGAGCTTCGGCATCCTGCTGTGGGAAGCCTTCAGCCTGGGTGCCGTCCCCTACGCCAACCTCAGCAACCAGCAGACGCGAGAGGCGGTGGAGCAGGGTAAGGGACGCAGCCGGGGTCTGGCTCTCAAGGGCCACTGTGGGGTCATGGGCCCCGCACTGTGGGTCTGGGGTGGAGCCATGCCCATGGGACgggcaggatggggctggggggacagaGGGGCCGGTGGCCTGGGCTgctgtgtccccatccctgccacccCCCAGGTGTGCGGCTGGACCCCCCCGAGCAGTGCCCTGAGGAGGTGTACCGGCTga
- the FES gene encoding tyrosine-protein kinase Fes/Fps isoform X1, giving the protein MGFGPDLWCPQGHSALLRLQDSELRLLELMKKWMTQRAKSDREYAGMLHHMFSQLEKQEGPGQLRTGDHGGQIGESWWVLASRTETLSQILRQHAEELAAGPLAKLSLLIRDKQQLRKAFSEQWQHLSQEYARITQQEMEKLKAQYRSLARDSAQAKRKYQEASKDKERDKAKEKYVRSLWKLYALHNQYVLAVQAATLHHHHHYQRALPSLHQSLYSLQQEMVLVLKEILREYYTISSLVQEDVLAVHREIASAIQAIEPATEYSGFIQSHRYGSELPPAVSFDESLLEETESLAPGELQLNELTVESVQHSLTSVKEELVAAMEVASSKEQRVQELQAEIRDAEQGQSLGERVHLLGKRQGLQEAQQQLEGCLCTQAKLQAQRDLLAGKLAELGAGDPLPALPLQEDRQSVSSVEQERSRATTLETLKNHISGIFSPKYSLPPPMPLIPEVQKPLCQQVWYHGAIPRVEVQELLSCSGDFLVRESQGKQEYVLSVLWDGQLRHFIIQAADNMYRLEGEGFPTIPLLIEHLLQSKQPITRKSGIILARAVPKDKWVLNHEDVLLGERIGRGNFGEVFSGRLRADNTPVAVKSCRETLPPELKARFLQEARILKQYNHPNIVRLIGVCTQKQPIYIVMELVQGGDFLSFLRNEGPHLRVKELIKMTENAAAGMEYLESKHCIHRDLAARNCLVTEKNALKISDFGMSREEEDGIYASTGGMKQIPVKWTAPEALNYGRYSSESDVWSFGILLWEAFSLGAVPYANLSNQQTREAVEQGKGRSRGLALKGHCGVMGPALWVWGGAMPMGRAGWGWGDRGAGGLGCCVPIPATPQVCGWTPPSSALRRCTG; this is encoded by the exons ATGGGCTTTGGGCCAGACCTGTGGTGCCCGCAGGGGCACAGCGCACTACTGCGGCTGCAGGACAGCGAGCTGCGCCTCCTGGAGCTCATGAAGAAGTGGATGACACAGCGCGCCAAGAGTGACCGGGAGTATGCGGGAATGCTGCACCACATGTTCTCTCagctggagaagcaggaggGCCCTGGGCAGCTCCGCACTGGTGACCACGGTGGACAGATCGGGGAG TCCTGGTGGGTACTGGCGAGCCGGACAGAGACGCTGAGCCAGATCCTGCGGCAGCACGCAGAGGAGCTGGCGGCAGGGCCGCTGGCCAAGCTGAGCCTGCTCATCCGCGACAAGCAGCAGCTGCGCAAGGCCTTCAGCGAGCAGTGGCAGCATCTCAGCCAGGAGTATGCCCGG ATCACgcagcaggagatggagaagcTGAAGGCGCAGTACCGCAGCCTGGCACGCGACAGTGCCCAGGCCAAGCGCAAGTATCAGGAGGCCAGCAAAG ACAAGGAGCGGGACAAGGCGAAGGAGAAGTACGTGCGCAGCCTCTGGAAGCTCTATGCCCTGCACAACCAGTACGTGCTGGCCGTGCAGGCGGCCAcgctccaccaccaccaccactaccaACGGGCACTGCCCAGCCTCCACCAGTCCCTTTacagcctgcagcaggagatGGTCCTCGTCCT GAAGGAGATCCTCAGAGAGTACTACACCAtcagcagcctggtgcaggaGGACGTGCTGGCTGTGCACCGGGAAATTGCCAGCGCGATCCAGGCCATCGAGCCGGCCACGGAGTACAGCGGCTTCATCCAGAGCCACAG GTATGGCTCCGAGTTGCCGCCGGCCGTGTCCTTTGATGAGAGCTTGCTGGAGGAGACGGAGAGCCTGGCACCGGGGGAGCTGCAGCTGAACGAACTGACCGTGGAGAGTGTCCAGCACTC CCTGACATCGGTCAAGGAGGAGCTGGTGGCCGCCATGGAGGTCGCGAGCAGCAAGGAGCAGCGggtgcaggagctgcaggcGGAGATCCGGGATGCAGAGCAGGGCCAGAGCCTCGGGGAGCG GGTGCACTTGCTGGGCAAGcggcaggggctgcaggaggcgCAGCAGCAGCTCGAGGGCTGCCTCTGCACCCAGGCCAAGCTGCAGGCGCAGCGGGACCTGCTGGCCGGgaagctggcagagctgggtgcCGGGGACCCCCTTCCTGCCCTGCCTCTGCAGGAGGACCGGCAGTCGGTCTCCTCTGTG GAGCAGGAGCGGAGCAGGGCCACCACACTGGAGACCCTCAAGAACCACATCTCAGGCATCTTCAGCCCCAAGTACTCG CTGCCACCCCCCATGCCCCTGATCCCGGAGGTGCAGAAGCCGCTGTGCCAGCAGGTCTGGTACCACGGGGCCATCCCGCGCGTAGAAGTACAGGAGCTACTGAGCTGCAGTGGGGACTTCCTGGTGCGGGAGAGCCAGGGCAAGCAGGAGTACGTGCTCAGTGTGCTGTGGGATGGGCAGCTCCGGCACTTCATCATCCAGGCTGCTGAC aACATGTACCGGCTGGAGGGGGAGGGCTTCCCCACCATACCGCTGCTCATCGAGCACCTCCTGCAGAGCAAGCAGCCCATCACCCGGAAGAGCGGGATCATCCTGGCCAGGGCCGTGCCCAAG GACAAATGGGTGCTTAACCACGAGGACGTGCTGCTGGGGGAGCGCATCGGCCGG GGTAACTTTGGGGAGGTATTCAGCGGCCGGCTGCGTGCTGATAACACCCCCGTTGCTGTGAAATCCTGCCGGGAAACCCTCCCGCCTGAACTCAAGGCCAGGTTCCTGCAGGAAGCCAG GATCCTCAAACAGTACAACCACCCTAACATTGTCCGGCTCATCGGCGTCTGCACCCAGAAGCAGCCCATTTACATAGTCATGGAGCTGGTGCAGG GGGGGGACTTTCTGAGCTTCCTGCGCAATGAGGGGCCGCACCTGCGGGTGAAGGAGCTGATCAAGATGACTGAGAACGCTGCTGCTGGCATGGAGTACCTGGAGAGCAAGCACTGCATCCACAG GGACTTGGCCGCTCGCAACTGCCTGGTGACGGAGAAGAATGCCCTGAAGATCAGCGACTTTGGGATGTcacgggaggaggaggatggcaTCTACGCCTCCACGGGGGGGATGAAGCAGATCCCTGTCAAGTGGACGGCGCCTGAAGCACTCAATTATG GCCGATACAGCTCGGAGAGCGATGTCTGGAGCTTCGGCATCCTGCTGTGGGAAGCCTTCAGCCTGGGTGCCGTCCCCTACGCCAACCTCAGCAACCAGCAGACGCGAGAGGCGGTGGAGCAGGGTAAGGGACGCAGCCGGGGTCTGGCTCTCAAGGGCCACTGTGGGGTCATGGGCCCCGCACTGTGGGTCTGGGGTGGAGCCATGCCCATGGGACgggcaggatggggctggggggacagaGGGGCCGGTGGCCTGGGCTgctgtgtccccatccctgccacccCCCAGGTGTGCGGCTGGACCCCCCCGAGCAGTGCCCTGAGGAGGTGTACCGGCTga